Proteins from a genomic interval of Actinoalloteichus hymeniacidonis:
- a CDS encoding aldehyde dehydrogenase family protein, with the protein MSESDAGSIRELIGGTAGIPAGELTQVLTDPNTGAALYPQRATTPENVEKALATAWRVHTEGVWAELPRADRAAALRRLQAELTERVDELARADSLDNGTPTTFTAMFTGGVIGLLELAASQIEDGFGHTEQVSATAGVCDQWRLPWGPAAVFLPWNAPSSMAIMKTASALVAGAPIVIKPSEWAPHFSGAFAEAVQAALPEGVVQIVHGDRTVGQTIVADERIAAVSYTGGVQGGRAVAQTCARDFKPIDMELSGNNPVIALPDADPTSVAEQLAPGMVMLNGQFCIGPRRLIVPESQIEAYLEALAAVLSAVPIGATDDPAAQLGPLAHEQQRNRIEEQLEQFAALGCEVRRYGKLPGLTGHFFAPAVVLADQSADLKDEIFGPVIQVRTYRDVDEAVTIANDHAYGLSGYVFGADRDTARAVGKRLRSGVVTINSVLGAPADVPRVGSMWGISGLGEIGVGHGPNFFGGLRFVG; encoded by the coding sequence ATGAGTGAATCCGACGCAGGCAGCATCCGCGAGCTGATCGGCGGCACCGCCGGTATCCCGGCGGGCGAGCTGACCCAGGTTCTGACCGACCCCAACACCGGGGCGGCGCTGTATCCGCAGCGAGCGACGACTCCCGAGAACGTCGAGAAGGCGCTGGCCACGGCCTGGCGGGTACACACCGAGGGCGTGTGGGCGGAGCTGCCCAGGGCGGATCGCGCCGCCGCGCTACGCAGGCTGCAGGCCGAACTCACCGAGCGCGTCGACGAGCTGGCGAGGGCGGACAGCCTGGACAACGGCACCCCGACGACGTTCACCGCGATGTTCACCGGTGGGGTGATCGGTCTCTTAGAGCTGGCCGCGTCCCAGATCGAGGACGGGTTCGGGCACACCGAACAGGTCTCGGCGACCGCTGGGGTCTGCGATCAGTGGCGACTGCCCTGGGGCCCTGCCGCAGTGTTCCTGCCGTGGAACGCCCCCAGCTCCATGGCCATCATGAAGACCGCGAGTGCACTGGTCGCCGGTGCGCCGATCGTGATCAAGCCCTCCGAATGGGCACCACACTTCTCCGGGGCGTTCGCCGAGGCGGTGCAGGCCGCACTTCCCGAAGGCGTGGTACAGATCGTGCACGGCGACCGCACCGTGGGTCAGACCATCGTCGCCGATGAACGCATCGCCGCCGTCTCCTACACCGGCGGTGTCCAGGGCGGCCGCGCGGTGGCCCAGACCTGCGCCCGCGACTTCAAGCCGATCGACATGGAGCTCTCCGGCAACAACCCGGTCATCGCGCTGCCGGACGCCGATCCGACATCGGTCGCCGAACAGCTCGCACCGGGGATGGTGATGCTCAACGGACAGTTCTGCATCGGGCCGCGCAGGCTCATCGTCCCCGAATCCCAGATCGAGGCGTACCTCGAAGCGCTGGCGGCCGTGCTGTCGGCGGTGCCGATCGGCGCCACCGACGACCCGGCGGCGCAATTGGGTCCGCTCGCACACGAACAACAGCGCAACCGGATCGAGGAGCAGCTCGAGCAGTTCGCCGCCTTGGGCTGTGAGGTGCGTCGATACGGGAAGCTGCCCGGCCTGACCGGACACTTCTTCGCTCCGGCCGTGGTCCTCGCCGACCAGAGCGCGGATTTGAAGGACGAGATCTTCGGCCCGGTGATCCAGGTTCGGACCTACCGCGATGTCGATGAGGCGGTCACCATCGCCAACGACCACGCCTACGGTCTGAGCGGCTACGTCTTCGGGGCCGACCGCGACACCGCCCGCGCGGTGGGCAAGCGGCTGCGTTCCGGTGTCGTCACCATCAACTCGGTGCTGGGCGCCCCCGCGGACGTTCCCCGGGTGGGAAGCATGTGGGGGATCAGCGGCCTCGGCGAGATCGGGGTCGGCCACGGCCCGAACTTCTTCGGCGGGCTCCGGTTCGTCGGCTGA
- a CDS encoding (R)-mandelonitrile lyase yields MRLIPVQDAAKAPETNFTGDVHLTPIKQAQPPSRLVVALVRFTPGARTNWHSHANGQTLHVTEGVGLVVNRDGQVIRMRAGDTVWTPPGEEHWHGGTDSTMLCHLAMVEGTGDGDGTTWLEAVTDEQYADAQF; encoded by the coding sequence ATGCGTCTCATCCCCGTCCAGGACGCGGCCAAGGCACCCGAGACCAACTTCACCGGCGACGTCCATCTCACCCCGATCAAGCAGGCGCAGCCGCCATCACGGCTGGTGGTGGCCCTGGTCCGCTTCACTCCGGGGGCTCGCACCAACTGGCACTCGCACGCCAACGGCCAGACGCTGCACGTCACCGAGGGAGTCGGGCTGGTCGTCAACCGCGACGGCCAGGTGATCCGGATGCGTGCGGGCGACACCGTCTGGACCCCGCCAGGTGAGGAGCACTGGCACGGCGGCACCGACAGCACCATGCTGTGTCACCTCGCGATGGTGGAGGGCACCGGGGACGGCGACGGCACCACGTGGCTGGAGGCCGTCACCGACGAGCAGTACGCCGACGCCCAGTTCTGA
- a CDS encoding S9 family peptidase gives MALPDIIPVEELFNPPGKLGASISPDGTLLAYLAPWKNRLNVWVQSLDSDTEARCVTADETRSVTNFQWAGDQRWLLYFQDTGGDENHHVFRVDLTDSAAPAVDLTPFPKARVVGFEQPPGRPGKALLQLNNRDVAEFDLLELDIASGELTVLAENPGHVTSWLHTPDGELFARTLSADGDIVVSRWKGADGQPEPIAVFDGIDYPLDVAPFELAADGTGVWIGSSRDRDLTRLARLDLTTGEETEVDSHPTLELDGVRRAVLQTTSPLIRSRGTGELLGVRYLGERQVIQAVDPDFAVILERLTALSEGDLGEMSSDRSGQRWVVSFLHDRQPGATWFYDHATGRSRLLFTAYPNLDPETLAPMVPVTITARDGRPLPSYLTLPVGIEPVGLPLVLLPHGGPWARDFWNFKANVQLLANRGYAVLQVNFRGSVGYGKAHMQAAIGEFAGAMHHDLVDAVEWAVARGYADPKRLGIFGGSYGGYATLVGVTFTPDLFAAAIDYVGISNLATFMQTLPSFVKYQLINNWFRYVGDPDDPEQYADMLARSPISRVDQIRTPLMVVQGANDVRVVKAESDNIVEALRARGVDVEYLVKNNEGHGFVNPENQIDMFRRVERFLAQHLGGRQAEG, from the coding sequence ATGGCACTGCCAGATATCATTCCCGTCGAAGAACTGTTCAACCCGCCCGGAAAATTGGGTGCTTCGATCTCGCCGGACGGTACGCTGCTCGCTTATCTGGCGCCGTGGAAGAATCGGTTGAACGTCTGGGTCCAATCGTTGGATTCCGATACCGAGGCGCGGTGTGTGACCGCCGACGAGACCCGCAGCGTCACCAATTTCCAGTGGGCCGGTGATCAGCGTTGGCTGCTGTACTTCCAGGACACCGGCGGCGATGAGAACCACCATGTGTTCCGCGTCGACCTGACCGACTCGGCGGCCCCGGCGGTCGATCTCACGCCGTTCCCCAAAGCAAGGGTCGTCGGTTTCGAGCAGCCGCCCGGTCGGCCGGGAAAGGCATTGCTGCAACTCAACAACCGCGACGTCGCCGAATTCGACCTGCTCGAACTGGACATCGCCTCGGGTGAGCTGACGGTGCTCGCGGAGAACCCGGGGCACGTCACCAGCTGGCTGCACACGCCCGACGGTGAGCTGTTCGCCCGCACCCTGTCCGCCGACGGCGACATCGTGGTGTCGCGTTGGAAGGGCGCGGACGGGCAACCCGAACCCATCGCGGTGTTCGACGGCATCGACTACCCGTTGGATGTCGCCCCCTTCGAACTCGCCGCCGACGGCACGGGGGTGTGGATCGGGTCCAGCCGGGATCGCGATCTCACCCGGTTGGCCCGGCTCGACCTGACCACCGGAGAGGAGACGGAGGTCGACAGCCACCCGACCTTGGAACTCGATGGGGTCCGCCGAGCGGTCCTGCAGACCACCTCGCCGCTGATCCGTAGCCGAGGGACCGGGGAACTGCTCGGGGTGCGCTATCTCGGGGAGCGGCAGGTGATCCAGGCGGTGGATCCGGATTTCGCGGTGATCCTGGAGAGGCTGACGGCCCTCTCGGAGGGCGACCTCGGCGAGATGTCCTCCGACCGGAGTGGACAACGGTGGGTCGTCTCGTTCCTCCACGACCGGCAGCCGGGTGCGACCTGGTTCTACGACCATGCCACCGGCCGGAGCCGACTGCTGTTCACGGCGTACCCGAATCTCGATCCCGAGACGCTGGCGCCGATGGTCCCGGTGACGATCACCGCGCGGGACGGCAGGCCGCTGCCCTCCTACCTGACGCTGCCGGTGGGCATCGAGCCGGTCGGACTGCCCCTGGTGCTGCTGCCGCACGGTGGCCCGTGGGCGCGCGATTTCTGGAATTTCAAGGCGAACGTCCAACTGCTGGCCAACCGTGGTTATGCGGTGTTGCAGGTGAACTTCCGAGGCTCGGTGGGCTACGGCAAGGCCCATATGCAGGCCGCGATCGGCGAGTTCGCCGGGGCGATGCACCACGACCTGGTCGACGCTGTCGAATGGGCGGTTGCTCGGGGCTATGCAGACCCGAAACGACTCGGGATCTTCGGCGGTTCCTACGGCGGCTACGCGACGCTGGTCGGGGTGACCTTCACCCCGGACCTGTTCGCCGCAGCCATCGACTACGTCGGCATCTCCAACCTCGCCACCTTCATGCAGACTCTCCCGTCCTTCGTGAAGTATCAGTTGATCAACAACTGGTTCCGTTATGTCGGGGATCCCGACGATCCGGAGCAGTACGCCGACATGCTGGCCCGCTCGCCGATCAGCCGGGTCGATCAGATCCGCACGCCGCTGATGGTGGTGCAGGGCGCCAACGACGTGCGGGTGGTCAAGGCCGAGTCCGACAACATCGTCGAAGCGTTGCGAGCCAGGGGCGTCGACGTCGAATACCTGGTCAAGAACAACGAGGGACACGGCTTCGTCAACCCGGAGAACCAGATCGACATGTTCCGAAGGGTGGAGCGTTTCCTCGCGCAACACCTGGGCGGTCGGCAGGCCGAGGGCTGA
- a CDS encoding GMC family oxidoreductase — translation MYDTIIIGAGSAGAAVASRLTEDEHRRVLVLEAGLDYRSAETGPELQSVEPGKIKVAIEFAETHTFPKLLARRSAAQSALPYVRGKGVGGSSAINGLFAIRGDASDFDGWAAQGCTGWGYQDVLPLLNKLENDQDFPDAEYHGADGPIPIVRPKRENFATVETAVDQLTQRLGHPWAPDHNAPNSTGVSPYAYNSFGTKRVSTNDAYLEPARDRANLTVIGNALVDRVLFVGNRVVGVRAIVDGEPTDFHAGEVVLSAGAIHSPALLQRSGVGIASELRELGIEPIADLPVGRNLQDHPGIGLVLGMNEPPDFGDQPERGQLCLRFTTGIGDEVNDVMLATPGALGIGVPAAAILGWVNRMSGTGRVQLAGTDPTLDPTVDFDMLSHPDDLRRFRALVDELRTFAAQPELQKITVAMGLGSAMADPTESMSDSEFVEFALANVHDTVHAAGSCRMGSANDPATVVDPQGRVLGIEGLRVADASIFPWATRANTHLTSVLVGEKIADSMRNGSVA, via the coding sequence ATGTACGACACGATCATCATCGGCGCCGGATCCGCCGGGGCCGCGGTTGCGTCGCGGCTGACCGAGGACGAGCACCGACGCGTGCTGGTTCTCGAAGCGGGCTTGGACTACCGCTCCGCCGAGACCGGTCCAGAACTGCAGAGCGTCGAACCCGGCAAGATCAAGGTCGCCATCGAGTTCGCCGAGACCCATACCTTCCCGAAGCTCCTGGCGCGGAGATCCGCCGCGCAGTCCGCACTGCCCTATGTGCGAGGCAAGGGAGTCGGCGGCAGCTCCGCCATCAACGGCCTGTTCGCAATCCGGGGGGACGCCTCGGACTTCGATGGCTGGGCGGCACAGGGCTGCACCGGCTGGGGCTACCAGGATGTCCTGCCGCTGCTGAACAAGCTGGAGAACGATCAGGACTTCCCCGACGCCGAGTACCACGGCGCCGACGGCCCGATTCCCATCGTCCGACCCAAGCGGGAGAACTTCGCCACGGTCGAGACGGCCGTGGACCAGCTCACCCAGCGGCTCGGTCACCCATGGGCCCCGGACCACAACGCGCCCAACTCCACCGGCGTGTCTCCCTACGCCTACAACAGTTTCGGCACCAAGCGGGTCTCGACCAACGACGCCTACCTCGAACCGGCGCGGGATCGCGCGAATCTGACCGTCATCGGCAATGCGCTGGTCGACCGCGTTCTGTTCGTGGGCAACCGCGTGGTCGGGGTGCGGGCGATCGTCGACGGGGAGCCGACCGACTTCCACGCGGGCGAGGTCGTGTTGTCGGCGGGTGCCATCCACTCGCCCGCACTGTTGCAGCGCTCCGGCGTCGGCATCGCCTCGGAACTTCGGGAACTGGGCATCGAGCCCATCGCGGACCTGCCGGTCGGACGCAACCTGCAGGACCACCCTGGCATCGGCCTCGTGCTGGGCATGAACGAACCGCCGGACTTCGGCGATCAGCCGGAACGCGGCCAGCTGTGTCTGCGTTTCACCACCGGCATCGGCGACGAGGTCAACGACGTCATGCTCGCCACTCCGGGTGCGCTGGGCATCGGCGTCCCCGCCGCCGCGATCCTCGGCTGGGTGAACCGGATGAGCGGCACCGGCCGCGTCCAGCTGGCAGGCACCGACCCGACCCTGGATCCGACGGTCGACTTCGACATGCTGTCGCATCCGGATGATCTGCGACGGTTCCGCGCGCTGGTCGACGAGCTGCGCACCTTCGCAGCGCAGCCAGAATTGCAGAAGATCACCGTCGCGATGGGACTCGGCTCCGCCATGGCCGACCCCACCGAGTCGATGTCGGACTCCGAGTTCGTCGAGTTCGCCCTCGCCAATGTCCACGACACGGTGCACGCCGCAGGCAGCTGCCGGATGGGCTCGGCAAACGATCCGGCCACCGTGGTCGACCCGCAGGGCCGCGTGCTCGGCATCGAGGGCCTTCGGGTCGCCGACGCGAGCATCTTCCCGTGGGCGACTCGGGCGAACACCCACCTCACCTCGGTACTCGTCGGCGAGAAGATCGCCGACTCGATGCGAAACGGAAGTGTGGCATGA
- a CDS encoding MerR family transcriptional regulator: MAWSTRQIAELTNTTVKTIRHYHKVELLAEPERGSNGYKRYTVAHLTQVLRIKRLAELGFSLAQIGEMGDTDEHLGQALRVLDAELAETIDRLQRVRAELAVLLHNAGPTDLPLELGGFIATKKLPEADRSLTVVVSRVLGPAALDAYQEILREHCDEALSTAFEQLHADTDESTRRELAARLVEHIQALDAEHPGLLRPIVGAGNDAQFTSNTIRLAINDLYHPAQTDVLDRVQRGLRSAVIAQQGNSPLVG, translated from the coding sequence ATGGCGTGGAGCACTCGTCAGATCGCCGAGCTCACGAATACGACTGTGAAAACCATCCGACATTATCACAAGGTCGAGCTGCTGGCCGAGCCGGAACGCGGCTCCAATGGTTACAAGCGATATACCGTCGCACATCTGACCCAAGTACTTCGGATCAAACGACTCGCCGAACTCGGCTTCTCGCTGGCGCAGATCGGCGAGATGGGTGACACCGACGAACATCTCGGGCAGGCGTTGCGGGTACTGGATGCCGAGTTGGCCGAGACCATCGACCGACTCCAGCGGGTCCGGGCCGAACTCGCGGTGCTCCTCCACAACGCGGGACCAACCGACCTACCACTCGAACTGGGTGGCTTCATCGCCACCAAGAAGCTGCCCGAGGCGGACCGCTCATTGACCGTCGTCGTCAGCCGGGTCCTCGGGCCCGCCGCGCTCGACGCCTACCAGGAGATCCTGCGGGAGCACTGCGACGAGGCGCTCAGCACCGCGTTCGAGCAGTTGCACGCCGACACCGACGAGTCGACCCGCCGGGAGTTGGCCGCGCGGCTCGTCGAGCACATCCAGGCTCTCGACGCCGAGCACCCCGGTCTGCTTCGACCGATCGTCGGCGCCGGTAATGACGCGCAGTTCACCTCGAACACCATCAGGCTGGCGATCAACGATCTCTACCACCCGGCTCAGACCGACGTCCTGGACCGCGTGCAGCGCGGATTGCGCTCCGCCGTGATCGCGCAGCAGGGGAACTCCCCGCTGGTCGGCTGA
- a CDS encoding WXG100-like domain-containing protein encodes MTLTMPQGLQDLASVVVGADFPEGDEDALRRLADAWTACAEEVQGVIGDTDAAAADALSTMIGETADSFQKYAEGITTGDEAPLVQLQNLCAQLGEACDNVALEIEYAKGSIIAALVILFAQIAAMLALAVVTFGASTAGIPIAQAATQGVLRAAWAILQQVIIGIIKQLPMQLALNIGINLGVDAAIQVGQIAEGHRTEWDTDKTGAAALSGVAGGLGGAIGGGVFGGVTKGIGGKFGDVLAAGGKGAYGINVGSGIGGGAAGGVIGASLNNEFQGDDQTDQSLISGAVGGAIGGLGGGIKGIKGDLDNAAGGNAWTEWDGAPPLDTDVTSLVGPDSSSGNQSGGGSGGSNAWVEWDGAPPIDSDFSNGGGDRPGGGSNGSNSWVEWDGAPPIDSDFSNGGGDRSGGGGNMSDSDVLNSGPAWESEIRPGGGQPISMPNDLDGGTSAWQTETSPPPTPPLTTPPGFDSSAPEWASEVRPTPSDGLGNPQTEGPARWQDVGEDVANFMADYPPHMVQSNEDSPYEGEENKAETGNFEGRLNPPDL; translated from the coding sequence ATGACTCTCACGATGCCGCAGGGCTTGCAGGACCTCGCGTCGGTCGTTGTGGGAGCCGACTTCCCGGAGGGCGACGAGGACGCGCTTCGGCGCCTCGCCGACGCCTGGACGGCCTGTGCCGAAGAGGTGCAGGGCGTCATCGGCGATACCGACGCCGCCGCCGCCGACGCGCTGAGCACGATGATCGGCGAGACCGCCGATTCGTTCCAGAAGTACGCCGAGGGCATCACCACCGGCGACGAGGCGCCCCTCGTGCAGTTGCAGAACCTGTGTGCGCAACTCGGCGAGGCCTGCGACAACGTCGCCCTGGAGATCGAGTACGCCAAGGGCAGCATCATCGCCGCGCTGGTCATCCTGTTCGCGCAGATCGCGGCGATGCTGGCACTGGCCGTGGTCACCTTCGGCGCCAGCACGGCCGGGATTCCCATTGCGCAGGCCGCGACGCAGGGCGTTCTGCGCGCCGCGTGGGCGATCCTGCAGCAGGTGATCATCGGCATCATCAAGCAGCTGCCCATGCAGCTCGCCCTCAACATCGGCATCAACCTCGGTGTCGACGCCGCGATCCAGGTCGGTCAGATCGCCGAGGGCCACCGGACCGAGTGGGACACCGACAAGACCGGAGCCGCTGCGCTCTCCGGCGTGGCAGGCGGCCTCGGTGGCGCGATCGGCGGTGGCGTCTTCGGTGGAGTCACCAAGGGCATCGGCGGCAAGTTCGGTGACGTCCTCGCCGCAGGCGGCAAGGGTGCCTACGGCATCAACGTCGGATCCGGCATCGGCGGCGGCGCAGCAGGCGGCGTGATCGGCGCCTCGCTCAACAACGAGTTCCAGGGCGACGACCAGACGGACCAGTCGCTGATCTCGGGTGCGGTCGGTGGCGCGATCGGCGGCCTGGGCGGTGGCATCAAGGGCATCAAGGGCGACCTGGATAACGCCGCCGGTGGCAACGCGTGGACCGAGTGGGACGGGGCCCCGCCGTTGGACACCGATGTCACCTCGCTGGTAGGACCCGACAGCTCGAGTGGCAACCAGTCGGGTGGTGGATCCGGTGGCTCCAACGCATGGGTGGAGTGGGACGGCGCCCCGCCGATCGACTCGGACTTCAGCAACGGCGGTGGCGACCGACCGGGTGGCGGGTCCAACGGCTCCAACTCGTGGGTGGAGTGGGACGGCGCCCCGCCGATCGATTCCGACTTCAGCAACGGCGGTGGCGACCGATCGGGTGGCGGCGGCAACATGTCCGACTCCGACGTCCTGAACAGCGGCCCGGCGTGGGAATCGGAGATCAGACCCGGCGGCGGACAACCCATCTCCATGCCCAACGATCTCGACGGCGGTACCTCCGCCTGGCAGACGGAGACCTCGCCGCCTCCCACTCCGCCGCTGACCACTCCGCCCGGCTTCGACAGCAGCGCGCCCGAGTGGGCGTCGGAGGTGCGGCCCACGCCGTCGGATGGCCTGGGTAACCCACAGACCGAGGGACCGGCCCGCTGGCAGGACGTCGGGGAGGACGTGGCGAACTTCATGGCCGACTACCCGCCGCACATGGTGCAGTCCAATGAGGACAGCCCGTACGAGGGCGAGGAGAACAAGGCGGAGACCGGTAACTTCGAGGGCAGGCTGAACCCGCCTGACCTCTGA
- a CDS encoding DUF3159 domain-containing protein — translation MSENRHPQMRPEQDATEVHPTIAPTEAPPATPTLLEQSGGVSGAIYAGIPVVVFVVANSAWGLTMAIWLSVGAAVLITLVQLLRKVPFSQASSGLIGVGICVLLAQLTGSADGFFLFGIWSSLVFAVVSLLTMVLRWPLAGVIGGLTNGKGNVWREDKPSMRAYNIATLALVAMFASRFVVQQWLFVEESTGWLAVADIVMGFPLLAVAGLVVVWAVRFSTKRLKALEEQPVQNG, via the coding sequence ATGTCTGAGAACCGCCACCCCCAGATGAGGCCCGAGCAGGACGCAACGGAGGTCCACCCCACGATCGCCCCGACGGAGGCCCCACCCGCGACGCCCACGCTCCTCGAACAGTCCGGGGGCGTGTCCGGCGCGATCTACGCCGGAATCCCGGTGGTGGTGTTCGTCGTCGCCAACAGTGCCTGGGGCCTCACGATGGCCATCTGGCTCTCGGTCGGCGCCGCCGTACTGATCACCCTGGTGCAGCTGTTGCGCAAGGTCCCCTTCAGTCAGGCCAGCTCCGGCCTGATCGGCGTGGGCATCTGTGTGCTCCTGGCGCAGCTGACCGGATCGGCCGATGGCTTCTTCCTGTTCGGCATCTGGTCGAGCCTGGTCTTCGCCGTGGTCAGCCTGCTCACCATGGTGCTGCGTTGGCCGCTGGCCGGTGTCATCGGTGGCCTGACCAACGGCAAGGGCAACGTCTGGCGCGAGGACAAGCCGTCGATGCGCGCCTACAACATCGCCACCCTCGCCCTCGTCGCCATGTTCGCCTCCCGCTTCGTGGTCCAGCAGTGGCTCTTCGTCGAGGAGAGCACCGGTTGGCTGGCCGTCGCCGACATCGTCATGGGCTTCCCGTTGCTCGCCGTCGCAGGCTTGGTCGTGGTGTGGGCGGTCCGCTTCTCCACCAAGCGACTCAAGGCGCTCGAAGAGCAGCCGGTCCAGAACGGCTGA
- a CDS encoding WXG100 family type VII secretion target has translation MADGFESDPGALRTRSPKFVEAADRLTAAFETLQTVRDAEHGCWGADETGKNFEPDYITASEEADKGRDYLVEGLTATKDGLDKTADQWESDDETNADNIKSAGGGL, from the coding sequence ATGGCCGACGGGTTTGAGAGCGATCCGGGCGCGTTACGCACCAGGTCCCCGAAGTTCGTGGAAGCCGCCGACCGGCTGACCGCCGCCTTCGAGACACTTCAGACGGTGCGCGACGCCGAGCATGGCTGCTGGGGAGCCGACGAGACGGGCAAGAACTTCGAGCCCGACTACATCACCGCCTCCGAGGAGGCGGACAAGGGACGCGATTACCTGGTCGAGGGTCTCACCGCGACGAAGGACGGTCTGGACAAGACCGCCGACCAGTGGGAATCCGACGACGAGACCAACGCTGACAACATCAAGAGCGCCGGGGGCGGGCTATGA
- a CDS encoding YbaB/EbfC family nucleoid-associated protein, with amino-acid sequence MTNPSNQRLELEARNAAMREKMTSLLAGVSRQAEQLKQVQEHAASATGEATSRDGLVNVRVNSAGIVTDLQINPAAFRSTTAVKLSQAIVHTIQQAARNARAQADEVLAPMLADLPDMPDLFEGAPSFKDLTPKVPDIPDTGVVDDDDRGRSDDDDDEDDELASRWEERYR; translated from the coding sequence ATGACCAATCCCTCGAACCAGCGACTCGAACTCGAAGCCCGTAACGCTGCCATGCGAGAGAAGATGACCTCGCTGTTAGCAGGCGTGAGCAGGCAGGCCGAACAGCTCAAACAGGTGCAGGAGCACGCAGCCTCCGCTACCGGTGAGGCGACGTCGCGGGACGGACTGGTCAACGTCCGGGTTAACTCCGCAGGCATCGTCACCGACCTCCAGATCAACCCGGCGGCCTTCCGGTCCACCACCGCCGTGAAGCTCTCGCAAGCCATCGTCCACACCATCCAGCAGGCCGCCCGCAACGCGCGCGCCCAGGCGGATGAGGTCCTCGCGCCGATGCTCGCGGACCTGCCGGACATGCCGGATCTCTTCGAGGGCGCGCCCTCGTTCAAGGATCTGACGCCGAAGGTTCCGGACATCCCCGACACGGGCGTCGTCGACGACGACGATCGCGGTCGCTCCGATGACGACGATGACGAGGACGACGAGTTGGCGTCCCGCTGGGAAGAGAGGTACCGCTGA
- a CDS encoding zinc-dependent alcohol dehydrogenase family protein, with protein sequence MRGAVIHAPGDVRFEERADPVIEAPTDAIIRLTATCVCGSDLWTYRGVDPITAPTPMGHEYIGVVEEVGSAVGTIRPGQFVVGSFFASDDTCEICRAGFHTSCVHRIPIGSIGSQAEYLRVPLADGTLVATHELPSADLLPSLLAASDVLGTGWYGAVAAEVRPGSTVVVVGDGAVGLLGVLAAKQLGAERIIAMSRHESRARLAREFGATDVVAERGDDGVQAVKDRTDGLGAHSVIEAVGTQESMMQAIRSARPGGAVGYVGVAHDVTLPGEELFYSHVRILGGPAPVRRFLPDLLDRIQAREIDPGKVFDLELPLGQVAEGYRAMDERRSIKALLWP encoded by the coding sequence ATGCGCGGAGCTGTCATCCATGCCCCCGGGGACGTCCGTTTCGAGGAACGCGCCGACCCCGTCATCGAGGCGCCGACCGATGCGATCATCCGGCTGACGGCCACCTGCGTGTGCGGCTCGGATCTGTGGACCTACCGGGGCGTGGACCCGATCACCGCCCCGACGCCGATGGGCCACGAGTACATCGGGGTCGTCGAGGAGGTCGGGAGCGCGGTCGGCACGATCCGTCCCGGTCAGTTCGTCGTCGGCTCCTTCTTCGCCTCCGATGACACCTGCGAGATCTGCCGGGCCGGGTTTCACACGTCCTGTGTGCACCGGATACCCATCGGGTCGATCGGTTCCCAGGCCGAGTACCTCCGGGTCCCCCTCGCCGATGGCACCCTGGTGGCCACCCACGAGCTGCCCAGCGCCGATCTCCTGCCGAGTCTGCTGGCGGCCTCCGACGTGTTGGGCACCGGTTGGTACGGCGCCGTCGCCGCCGAGGTCCGCCCCGGTTCGACGGTGGTGGTCGTCGGTGACGGCGCGGTCGGGTTGCTGGGCGTGCTGGCCGCCAAGCAGCTGGGTGCGGAGCGGATCATCGCGATGAGCCGACACGAGTCCCGCGCGAGGTTGGCGAGGGAGTTCGGGGCCACCGATGTCGTGGCCGAACGCGGCGACGACGGCGTGCAGGCGGTCAAGGACCGCACCGACGGCTTGGGCGCGCACTCGGTCATCGAGGCGGTCGGCACCCAGGAGTCGATGATGCAGGCCATTCGCTCCGCCCGGCCCGGCGGCGCGGTCGGCTATGTCGGCGTCGCCCACGACGTCACCCTGCCGGGCGAGGAGCTGTTCTACTCCCACGTCCGGATCCTCGGCGGCCCCGCCCCGGTACGCCGCTTCCTTCCGGACCTTCTCGATCGGATCCAGGCCCGCGAGATCGACCCCGGCAAGGTCTTCGACCTCGAACTGCCCCTCGGCCAGGTCGCGGAGGGCTACCGCGCCATGGACGAGCGTCGATCGATCAAGGCACTGCTCTGGCCGTGA